The nucleotide sequence gtgttgtcattatagagttgtgatacttgttgctcgcggattgtaacattctcaggacgaagccacactccaaagttgccagttctctcagccattccggaccggcagagatgcactgtcagcggtagatagTTTTTAACTATAGGCTTTCCCTTCACCCAGATTCATAGTAGTTCCCCTaaatgcttcaattcagacaaatgtttctattacagcagtatttttggtttgctctaccaaaaaacttcacttcacactgagggtgaaattaccatatttagctgctgtaaagctcttcgccaaaaactgcacagctattaggtggtattttaaggattttaaagtgacttgtttgctcttacaggtagctttttgtcatccaactgccgtaagaactttgcacagctattagggtaaataaggcattttaccaagggagccccaaaccgcgaagcacctagttccataccCTTTCAAGTTTTcactggaactgacacttaaactcttagacgattttcctccttattcttttaaaagctgtattttaagtttaccatgaatgtattttcgagctgacaaaagtgtttcagggcaatgtcaccatctttagcggaaaaactacctttcccagaatgcatttcccttatatctgtccataataatatcagtcccatatcagtctcttatatcatttcccttatatcagtcatttcccatagttctttttggatctgagagtcaactggttctcttttctagacttgcttacaaattcttgcccaggaggtttgaacaaagttttttgcttttgcaatgggagatttgaacaagcattttacattttcagctatggcacattgggaggtttctattctcctcagctggctttaacaggtgtttcaacttcatttgacactggcccccgaatcagaaccgcatCTGCCTCATTAGCGaacattgaggctggcatttctgatagcaactttcctcgggcttgtgtttgccttagccagtcagtgaaaaacaagatcatttgcaacagagcttttccatagctctttcagagagattttctcccactgatcttattctcattttgcttgttcctcccccaccccagatgcagagcttcagctatctgtctgtggctctgtacctctgctagctgcctttgaaggtaggggcttttttttctccccccaaactgcctcaaactctagTAGCTTTGTCAGGTTAtgtattttctggggaggaatctgtcccctctgtttcttcagagtctttctccctgacagtatccagtttggtctcagtttatccagctaccccagaaacagtttctgacactatAGCGGCTTTCcttgctactgaaggtaggggctttagtccgattctgttttcagggtctgtgtggtttgtgaaCAGACTAataatctaacaagggaggtttttgccatttctaaactcccattaggacgggtgctttgcctcatcaggccttcacctggcccagtcccccagtgggttgcatttgtttgtgtgggtgctcaaggacagagcttatgccagaggtaatcacccctcagggctacactccctcatttcaccaggagtcagttgaaacaaagcttttctcaaagagatgctttctccgatagaaaagaaagcttttctcctggatagttctgttctgccctggctgggctctttccccagacagcgttctgactcggtagtatgactgcttcagacacagttcagctttactgttttcccagaaaggtctttactctgataggaaagctttttctcagatttctttttgcagctgtggacctatcaaccggggacttgtaggaaagtggacaactgtgctgttcctaccggctttagctttgtttgttcattagcaatcttccccggggtcctgcaccttcctacctcagctgtgcactccaggaagtttaccactgcaggaaccctagtatccccgaaatgcaccccaactcagagatgctggccattcacctctgggtttttggtcagaagcgaggatacaatgctaacagtttgcattgcttcaggggatctttgctttaggaagattaggagcaccttttcattctgaaatgctcacttaGACAAAGCCCTTGATGCCTCAACTCAGccgtaactgaaaagcttggcttttttgcttttctcaggtaaagtttcctgcctctTTGGGCTCTCTGTATCTCttccccacactctcccaagcgtttccctcagggtaactctgacccactgtcttttactagcttgaagagacagagcttagaagaggtttttagaaacttgttccagcctcctgcattgcagggaggattgttaaagcttgaaaacttagagaggttttgctgtcttaaatttgttgttttcccttagagctaatcacaggtggtccccatactaataccttcaggtgattctaatttttgtcctgagagagttctgaaaggctttagtttttaagtttaagagagcttttaagaaagattaaggctttttagagattttttcccccaatttttcaaggaaaagttttatagtttaagagaaagatttccccccccccaggagaaagaccaacttttcccaaaacttctgaactttaaactttgtcttcttacacccccatttttgcctcagggagaaatttcttactcctgctgcttggatttaGCATtgcagctgtccccaggtcaaaagcttccataggaaactttttcctccccatcagctcaaagaagagcttatttactacccgtaaagcccaaagaaagatttttttccccagtttgctttgaaagcccccaaagttagaaaattgaagagtttttctgtctagttgccttacttattttttcctacacaatcttacacttctaagtttttcctaaactatattactaccctataccttatacttatttttcacagatagaaattgagaaagggatagaagatagaaaattttgacagaagagaattttgctgcagcatcagacatccttccagtccgctttccttttctctcgaggataaaacccctgccttcccaaaaaatatatatataaaatatatatatttttttcataacaccggcatgcctttccactggcagggctgactcagcactttcaccaaaaactctgtattaaaactattattttcctttatctttagtccctattactttatcttaagtccctgttcatttgtctttagtccccccttttttgtttcccttttttgtcccttttttcctttttctttagtccctttttttctttagtcccttttttttcctttttctttagtccctttttttctttagtccctgttcatggcgccattctgtggggcgtttacccaccacccccacagcttcccagagttttcttgagtgcgatcagcaggaaatattagatagaaggatttatagcggagaatcttgtggagataaacagatagaaaataaaggatagcatcgagagggcctggaacctattccaacagtcccggactgtctctggtccagggtttttatagagacgccaaggggtggagcaaaagacctcctcccccagcacagccaagtgcagaccatctcagacacctgcacgcaggcccgtggtcctgatcatcctctatttggacctgctgggtaaagccacgaggaaacccagaacgggctcccacactccaCCAAACCAAGGTCCACACAACTATTGCCTGCACTCCAAGGGAGGGAGTTAGGCATCTTCCCAGTAGCAGGCCATGCCTTCTATTCCCGTTCTGCCACAAAGGAATACAAATTAACTTGAGTCAAccaaagactttaaaaaatcatatattatatttataataaaatattcttaatctttatcaatttaaGAAACCACAAATTTCCTCTTCATCTAAATAAGTATGTAAAAATGCCTCTATATTGTTGTTAGTCATTttcctccaaagaaaatgaagtgcAGTTATAGATTGGTGGAAAGAAGTTGAGAAACTCAGTTATAAATgcttgttgggtttttttctttattaaaggtTTATTAAAACCATTTCTGGTTTTTTAAGTAAAGACattatacaaagaaaatacattgaaaatacACTCAATATCCTTAACAGATAGCCCAGGGGACAGCCAAAGGCAGGTTTTGTGAATCCATTCACTCAGTTTCCTTCGCCTACCAAGGTTTTCTTTCAAGTGGGGACTGGTAAGTCACTCATTCAGAAATTAGATGATGTCATCTtccaagtcagagttctctgaGCTGTCATCCACCAGGAtcacttccatttcctcctctgtatCAGAGTCTTCATCTTCACCCTCTTCTACCTCCTCTAGGCTTGCTAGGTCCTCATCAGAGGGAGAAAAGTCATTGTCCTCATACTGTCCTGTGTTCTCACTATTGTCAACCTCCTCCATTTCTGCCTCCAGCCACTGGTCAGTATCAAGAACTGCTTCATCATCagtgtcatcatcatcatgatcaccatcatcatcatgatcatcatcatcatcatgatcatcatgatcatcatgatcatcatcatgatcatgatcatcatcatcatattcgtactcatcctcttcctccagttCTTCCTCTTCAGagtcctcctcttcatcttcttcctctgccaGACGCTGCCTGCCCACCTCATAAAGCCTGCATACTGTGTCCATGTTAGGGGCATCCATACTGCCTTGATTCTCAATGACAGCAAGATAGCAATCTTTGGTGTCTGTACACAGGTCAAAGATGTTCCGTTTCACATCAATAGTAGCTATAGGCTTATAATCAGTCGCATTAAATGTTCGGAAGGATGACCCAAAAGGGCTCATCATCCTCTCTTCCAAGAAGTCATCTTCATCATCTGCCTGCAACATTGCTCCATACATCACTGTCCCTGTGTGGTTAAACACCACATGACATTGATCCAGAGCAGGAACTGTGTGTAAAAGATGGAAAGTTCGCAGGTCCCAAATCTCTGTGTTGATGATGACCTCCAGCCCATTGGGATGGAAAACACCACTGATATTCCTGTTGAACTTGTCAAACTTGTGGAGGGCCTGGGCAGAGCGGACATCCCAGAGCACCCCATCATTTAAGACAAGGTCATCtgtaggattaaaggtggcacAGTTCCTCTTGTAGTTGTTGGCAAGATCTGGGATAAACAGAGTCAACAGCTTGGTGCCAGTCTCAATATCATAAATGTGGGCAATGTCTTCTTCTGTGCCTATGATCTGATCCTGAGAGTACTTACTGAACTCAACATAATGATCTTCTGTGAAGGAATGTTTCATATCAAATACTGACCTCATCCCCCAAAGTGCAGACAAAGGATGGCTCCAAGTGCCAGATGTCAGAAGTAAGGACCCATCCCTGGAAGGTTCAAGGTGTGTGATGGCTGAGTTGTGACAGTTGTAGCTGGCCTCTTCCTGTCCACTAAATACATTGTAGAGTTTCAGCTGCCCTGTATAAGTACCAAGCATCAGGAACCTCTCCTGGGCTGAGAATGcacaacaggtaaagccactctCATATTCATGAGCTTCCCGGAACACTGAAATAGGACGAAATCTGCTAAAGATGAGGTGCCTATCAAAGCATccgccatccactcctccatATTTTGGAAACAATGCCCTGTTGTTTAGCCTTGAGGTAAAGTTGATTGGTGCTTGCCGCCTCTGTTTTGGCTCAGGACACTGGTGAGgagtaaagagagaaaaagttGGACACGTGGCAATGGGGTTCTTGCAGCGAGCATGTTGCTCCCTAAGATGCTCTGTGATGATACTGTCCAGTGTTGGTGGGGAAGGAAGATGTCTATCCAAGTGTGTTTTTTCAGCAGGGCTCTGGCTATTAGCACCATGGTCTGACTTCTGCTGCAACACTTGAACTTTCCTACCATTGCACAGTGATGGCCTCTCTCTGATAAAACTGGTCCTGCCAATTAAAGAGGAGTTGTCTGCATATGATGGGCCAGGCAAAGCCAATGAATCCTGAGCTACGCATGGCAGAGGTTCAGCAAGGCAGGCAGAAGGGGCAGAAGCACCCACAGCTGTATGGTTGCCCAGTTGGCCAGCAATGCCATTGCCAATTCGAGGAGTCCagggaagagagagtggaaaagcagcagcagtcacagggGTGAAGGCAGAAGAATGTGAGGCTGCATTCATGGGCAGGTCAGCCTCTCTGGTCAGCACAGTGGCTGTCTCTCCAAGTCCTTTAGAAATGAGATGGTTTCTTATCAACAGGAGCAGTTCTTTCTCAGGGAAGGAGATCCTTGACTGGGCAACAATACCTGCTTTCTGTAGTTGGGCCAGGGACACATCAGTGCCAACCAGAAGAGGCTTTCCTGATACTCTCTCAATGAGCTCAGCTGCATAGTTGCAGAACTTGACATGGTTGCTAAGCTTGTCCTGCAGCACTGGCTCCTTCATCAGCTGTTGAATGTGGCAGCTACTAAAAAGTGGCAATTTGCTGATAATCTGTCCAACAGTGCTACTTCGAGACAAACCCACTAGGGCCTTGCAGGCCAGGGCCCTGATGTGGTCTGCATCTGTGATGGGCATCTTGATGGACAATAGGGACAGAAGCACCTTGATGCCATTGTTAGACTGGACCACATTCCACATCTTGGCCAAGATATGTTCACTGCTCTTGGGGTTCTGAAATAGCTTTCTCTGAGGAGTTCCAGAAGTAAATTTACCAATACTGGATATTCGGTTATCTGGGCCACATACACAATTGATGATTACTTGAAGGGCTGACTTCTGAATTTCAGCATCATGAATAAAGTATTCACCTTCAGCCACTCCCAAAATGATGTTGATACCTACAGTGGATTCAGTAGAGCCACGTTCATCCAAGACCTTCACCGACTCTGCCAATTGGAGCTGGATTTTTGGCACCACAGTGAGGATAGCCAGGACGTCCAAAGCAAAGCGCACAGTGTCATTCCTTCCATGATAGGTCTTCCACTTGCAGGAGATGGAAATAAGCTGCACCAAGAGCTGCACACAAGAAAGCTTGAGGAAGATTTCAGCAGGTTCCCAATAAAACTGAGCTGGGCCATATTCTATCAAAAACTCCATCATTTCCACAATCTGCTCACGAGTGTATGAGCATGCCTTGTAGGGAGTTTGAGGGTGCACAAGAATACCACCCTCAGTCCTCTGAAGTGACTGCTTGACTTGCTCCAGTTTAATGGCCAAGTGAGCCTCAAAATACTTTCGCAGAGCCATGCAGGTATATTTGCCCCTTTGGCAGGTAGCAAGGATTTTATCATCACTCACATGTGCACCCTGGCCTTCCAAATTTAAAATCTCCAAAGTACTGATCAAGTTCACTAGACGACGCAGACCATCATAATAGTcaaagagttccaagacagcccgGAATGAGaagcaaactgagaaaaacaTTGTAGCGTGGCAGCATCCTGAAGCATGAGAACATTCCATTAACCATAGGGCATAGTTCACCACAGCAGAGAGAACACTGTTGGGATGCAAGCAAACTCTTTCCATAGCATCCTGGTTGGAGGACAGGTAATACAAGCATATAGATACACCAGTTGCAGCCATAGAAGGCCGAGGAATTTTCAGTAATTTCTGTACTCCACCATGTACAACAAAGTCTATGGCAAATTTGTTATGGATCAGGAGAGATGCTAGGTGCTTGAGTGCCTCAAAAGTAAGCAGGACATCATTAGTCTGTTTCAGATCCATATAAAACATCAACAATTCTCGGCATCCAAGTTGCATGAATATGGGAAGTAACTCCTGATACTCTCCTACAGGGGTCAGGTACTGGAGAAGAAGTCTCTGCTCAATAGTGGGAGTCATTGGATAGAGGGTATAATTGGTGCCAATCACCCAGGGGGACATTTCTGACCAGCTGCTATTAGACAGCTCAGCAAACACACCATCTGGCTCAGAAGGTGAGAAATCCAACTTCTGCTGGCCTCTCCTAACATTCTCTCTGTCACCATGCTCTCTATTCACAATATCTACTGCCATGTCACCATAGTCCATATTCACAGCTTCCTCATCCAGAGGCAAACGTGGCTCTGATGAAAGCTTCTGTGGACTAGGACACTTACTTTCCTGCCGCAAAGCCACTTCCTGAACTTGTAGCTCTCTCAGTCTGCGAAGCACTATTGCCACCAGCTGTGAATTTTCATCTCTATAGTTTGCAGCAATCTCTTGATTTTCCATagcacctcctaacagtgctgtAGAATATGTCCTCAGTGGCTGATCAGCCTCTTGGGCCCATTTGAAAAGATTTTCTACAATCCCTTCCTCTTCTTGAAAGACAACTGGAGTTTCTAGACCTGGCAAGAGGTCCAGTAGCAGTCTGCAAGCTGCAGTATTTAAAGGGAGCTCTCTACTTGTCATCACATACCCGTTCACCAGTGCATTCATGAAATCATCATTCTTGGAGAATACTCTCAGCAAGTGGCCCAGCATATACTCTGGATCAGCTCGACCAGGATGGTGATCATCAAATGGGTCAGGATCTCCTTTATGgtattcttcagtttctttttcaattaattcTGACATCCTGGTAAGGATAGGTACCATATCCTGCCCACTTCCATGGTCCTCTTCCCACTGTTCCAGCAGGGCAGTGAGCTCAGCTTTGGAGTCCACATGTACCACAACTGTAGTCATGGCTTGTCCCAGCTTAACAGCCAAGGAGCATTCAGATTGGCTGAACACTTTTATATctgctttcagcaagtccagggaTCAAGGTTGTTTGGAGTAGGTTGTAGTCAGAGGCTGATGCTTAGATGTGTCTTTTAGCCAACAGGAAATCTGCAGAGAGACATAGAGAAGTCACGCCTTgcatttatatcttaaatcatcTTCTGAGCCTCCATGACATTGGGGGCAGAGTTACCAGGACAGCTGCCAGTCCAGAATGTGAGACGCTTTCCAGGAGGCCTCTCTAGTTGCTTGCTACATTTCTCAGCTTGGAAGTTCACTCTGATAGTTTGAGAACTCAAAACAGCCTCAGAGCCATGGAATGCCTCAAGGTAGGTGCCTCAATTTGGTCTCAGGCCAGGAGTTCCCGAGTGAAGGTCCAGCTTTAGAATTAGAGTGTGTGGTCTGAATTTTGCTGGGCTGTCCAGAAAATGTTAATCCCACCAATCAAGTATAAGACCACTAACACATTTTCAAGCTAAAATTGAAGTAAATCTGAATGAAATACTCCCAGGTAGATGGCCTCTGCTCAGGTTAACACCCAGTTTCCAGGGAAATGGAATgatatattttcttatccctttaGAATCTGAGCAATAGGTATGGATGAATATGGCTGCACCTTTGCCACCCCTTTAACATTGTCATTGATCAACAATGTGTGTTGGCACAATTTCCATGATTACAAGTCTCATAAGCACTGAACTTGCAAGATAGGTCCTCGAGAGCCACATCTGCATTATGCTGGAGAGGTCATGTGACCTATTTTAGAACCAACAGAAATTAGAAATACAAGGGTAAATcttgccttttctcaaaacagtTTTACTGGAAAATCACTGGGAAGTAATTAAGATTTTAGGAATAAATGAGGTAAATTCATTTCAAAAAGCCTAGTCTACAGTGATTAGAACTAAAATCCTTAGCGCTAATTTTGAGACACATGTTTAGCCTCTTAGAAATGTTGTGCTATAGTCTATGAAGCACAGTTGAGCTCCATTGATGtgttcaattttgttttgttttcttttaacattttttttctctgacaggatttctctgtatactttttgtgcctctcctggatcttacTCGATAGAataagctggccttaaactcaaagaaattctCTGGCTCtgctccttgagtgctgggattaaagatctgtGCCACCTCTGCCCGACTTTTCCTTTATTTAATGTGCCAACAAGTTTCCTCCCTTCCcaacccccccactcccacttaCCACCCACCACACCTTCCCCAGCCTGCTCcccatccatccactcctcctgtctccattcagaaaggggcgggCCGCCTAAGGGCTTGAACATAGCATGAGGTAGTGgaaatgaatcttaaatggtcatattaaataaaaattcaagtctCGGTATTGGGATGCATCTGAAAAGTCAGAGAATCAAAACAAgctccagcttaaaaaaaaatagccacatagagaaaccctgtctcgaaaatcaaaaaatgataacaacaataaataaataaatgaatacatacatacatacataaatacataaataaataacacagaacCAGATACTGGAGTGAAGAACTGagaaatcagaggaataggacaagccacagctaacctcacctcaacaactcctcatcGGATCCTGTTTCCAAGAATCTTCAGATGTTCAAAGATTCTAAGTCCTcaccagaatgaatctcagctaaactgctgacaaaaaacctaaaagcttcaAAGGCtcaagttcctggtcctcatgccttatatacttctgtttcctgacatcacttcctgggattaaaggtgtgtgtcaccatgcctggctgttcccagtgtggccttgatctctgcctccaacgtgataggattaaaggcatgtgtgccaccattttctgacttctgtctaatctagtgtccGTTCAGTTCTGTGACACCCAGATAACtgttattagggtacacaatttaATGGGGATATGAAGGAGATACAGACCCCATCTTAGGGTAGGGCCACCTGCTGTCCTCAGTTCCagaaaggacctcaggaatgtgccatgacaactcagAACAGACAGAGGGCAGtttgctcctgcagacattctgtctgggGTTTATGTCCCTGGAAGATACCTAGATAATCTTGCTGAGCTGTTCAGATGATCCTGCTCAGTAAGTTGTGGATTACAAGGCTTGAAAGCACTGAACTTGCAAGATGGGTCCTTGAGAGCCACATTTGCACTGTGCTGGAGAGGTCATCTgacacttttgtttttgtttttattttttgtttttccagacagggttcctctgtgtagctttgcgcctttcctggatctcactctgtagatcaggctggcctccaactcacagagatccacctccctctgcctcccaagtgctgagattaaaggcatgtgccaccaccgcctggctgacacTTTTTAGAGGccaaaagaaattagaaatacaAGGGTAGTcttgccttttctcaaaacagtGTGACTGAAAAATCACTTAGAGGGAATTTAGATTTAGGAACAAATGAGGAACACATTTCAAAAACCTTAGCCTACAGTGATTGGTTCTAAAATCCTAAGAGCTAAGTTTGAGATAAATAGTTAGCCTCTGTTAAATGTTGCACTATAGTATATTGAAGAACAGTTGAGCTCAGTTATTatattcagtcttttttttttcttttaacatttttttcctttttttttgacacagaatTTCTCTGCGAAGTTTTGGTATCTCTCCTTCATTtcgttctgtaaaccaggctggccctgaacacactgaactcacatagatctgactggctctacctcccaagtgcagtttaaaaaggagtgtgccaccaccgctgggcttttccttcattttatgaACCAACaagtttcctcccttccccctgccacttcccccaccctgctccccaaCCGTCcactcctcctgtctcctttcagAAAGGAGCCGGCGTTCTAAGGGCTTAAGCATAGCATGGCACCTAAAGTTGAGATAGTGCAAGATGAAACTTGAATGGTCATAGAAAAAACAACACAGATCtcagtattggggtgaattctgaaaggtcaGAGGAACAGATGAGACACagttacagaaacaaaaacagaacaaaaaactacacaggaaaccctatcaccaagaacaaacaaacaaaaaacacaaccaaaaaattatcaatcaatcaataagtaaatatcacggaatcagatattggggtgaacaaaagagggatcagaggaaaaggacaagccacagctaaccttacctcaacAACTCCTgatcagatcctgtttccaagAATCTTCAGACTGTGAAAGATTCTGAGTTCTCACCCCAATGGATCTTGCTGAACTGCTGCTACAACGCTTGAAAGCTTCTAGttccagttcctggtcctcacaccttatatacctttctgctttctgacatcacttcctgggattaaaggcatgtgtctctctcaagcaagacatgagatctcaagtgctgggattaaaggtgtgtgccaccacacctgcctctgttctcagtgtggccttgaactcacagaaatccagaaagaTCTCGGCCTcttgaatgataggattaaagccGTGTATGCCATTTTTCTGTTGATTAAAGTCATTTGGCCACCATTTATCTGGACTCTATGGCTATCCAGTGGCTGTTCTATTTTCagaccccagataactttattagggcgcacaatatattgggggacacaatatcaccacgaGGTAGGACTTAGCTCCTCCCCCTGAATCAGGCTGGggaaggtaatccagcatggggaacaggttcccaaaagccagctaaccGTCAGTGACAGGTCATAATCTCACTGCttggagccttacaaacagacaaagctacaaaacagtcacatgcagagggcctaggtcggtcccatgtaggctccctaactgttggtccagagtccatggaCTCCCATGAGTTCAGGTTAGATGTTTCTGAGGCTTCCTGTCATGACTTTTCCCTGACCCAACTGCACCCCAGCTGCTGATACAAATCCCCTGTCTCTTTCCtaaggactcccagagcttggctgtgatctctgcatctgcttccatcagttactggataaagtctctgatgacaattagggtggtcACCAAaatgattacagtagatggccagttcaggtaccctctccactatggcTAGGGattttagctggggtcatcactgtggattcctaggagtttCCTTGGCTCCAGATTTCTTCCTAGTCCTCTGTCTCACCCCAAACTGCCTCCTGTACCCAGTCTGCCCAAATTTCTCCCTCAAGGTCCCATCCCCTCAATACCTCCCTCCACTGCTGCCAATTGACTCTGGACATCTCTTCTACCTcccttcccagagaaatccatgcatccttctttgaGCCCTTTTGCTCTCTATGCTCTCtgggggctgtggattgtaggttggttatcctataATTTATTCCTcatatcctcttatgagtgaatATGGGTCATATGCCAGTGAAGGAACGAACTTTGCTACCAGGTTGAAAGCAGAAAGGCAAAGAAACAAAGCTCCCTTTC is from Peromyscus maniculatus bairdii isolate BWxNUB_F1_BW_parent chromosome 20, HU_Pman_BW_mat_3.1, whole genome shotgun sequence and encodes:
- the LOC143269688 gene encoding DDB1- and CUL4-associated factor 1-like isoform X2, whose translation is MTTVVVHVDSKAELTALLEQWEEDHGSGQDMVPILTRMSELIEKETEEYHKGDPDPFDDHHPGRADPEYMLGHLLRVFSKNDDFMNALVNGYVMTSRELPLNTAACRLLLDLLPGLETPVVFQEEEGIVENLFKWAQEADQPLRTYSTALLGGAMENQEIAANYRDENSQLVAIVLRRLRELQVQEVALRQESKCPSPQKLSSEPRLPLDEEAVNMDYGDMAVDIVNREHGDRENVRRGQQKLDFSPSEPDGVFAELSNSSWSEMSPWVIGTNYTLYPMTPTIEQRLLLQYLTPVGEYQELLPIFMQLGCRELLMFYMDLKQTNDVLLTFEALKVCLHPNSVLSAVVNYALWLMECSHASGCCHATMFFSVCFSFRAVLELFDYYDGLRRLVNLISTLEILNLEGQGAHVSDDKILATCQRGKYTCMALRKYFEAHLAIKLEQVKQSLQRTEGGILVHPQTPYKACSYTREQIVEMMEFLIEYGPAQFYWEPAEIFLKLSCVQLLVQLISISCKWKTYHGRNDTVRFALDVLAILTVVPKIQLQLAESVKVLDERGSTESTVGINIILGVAEGEYFIHDAEIQKSALQVIINCVCGPDNRISSIGKFTSGTPQRKLFQNPKSSEHILAKMWNVVQSNNGIKVLLSLLSIKMPITDADHIRALACKALVGLSRSSTVGQIISKLPLFSSCHIQQLMKEPVLQDKLSNHVKFCNYAAELIERVSGKPLLVGTDVSLAQLQKAGIVAQSRISFPEKELLLLIRNHLISKGLGETATVLTREADLPMNAASHSSAFTPVTAAAFPLSLPWTPRIGNGIAGQLGNHTAVGASAPSACLAEPLPCVAQDSLALPGPSYADNSSLIGRTSFIRERPSLCNGRKVQVLQQKSDHGANSQSPAEKTHLDRHLPSPPTLDSIITEHLREQHARCKNPIATCPTFSLFTPHQCPEPKQRRQAPINFTSRLNNRALFPKYGGVDGGCFDRHLIFSRFRPISVFREAHEYESGFTCCAFSAQERFLMLGTYTGQLKLYNVFSGQEEASYNCHNSAITHLEPSRDGSLLLTSGTWSHPLSALWGMRSVFDMKHSFTEDHYVEFSKYSQDQIIGTEEDIAHIYDIETGTKLLTLFIPDLANNYKRNCATFNPTDDLVLNDGVLWDVRSAQALHKFDKFNRNISGVFHPNGLEVIINTEIWDLRTFHLLHTVPALDQCHVVFNHTGTVMYGAMLQADDEDDFLEERMMSPFGSSFRTFNATDYKPIATIDVKRNIFDLCTDTKDCYLAVIENQGSMDAPNMDTVCRLYEVGRQRLAEEEDEEEDSEEEELEEEDDDHDDDDTDDEAVLDTDQWLEAEMEEVDNSENTGQYEDNDFSPSDEDLASLEEVEEGEDEDSDTEEEMEVILVDDSSENSDLEDDII